From the genome of Mixophyes fleayi isolate aMixFle1 chromosome 2, aMixFle1.hap1, whole genome shotgun sequence, one region includes:
- the LYRM9 gene encoding LYR motif-containing protein 9, with protein sequence MAPLPGAELVHKPLQLYRYLLRCCKQLPNENIQHYYKHAVQQSFRVHADEDDPERITQIIRRAIEDADWVINKYKNQS encoded by the exons ATGGCACCATTGCCTGGTGCAGAATTGGTGCATAAACCCTTACAGCTTTATCGATATCTTCTTCGTTGTTGCAAGCAACTTCCGAATGAGAATATTCAACATTACTATAAGCATGCAGTACAACAG AGCTTTCGAGTTCATGCAGATGAGGATGATCCAGAGAGGATAACACAGATCATTAGGAGAGCCATAGAGGATGCTGACTGGGTGATAAATAAA TATAAAAATCAAAGCTAG